From the genome of Dickeya aquatica, one region includes:
- the pssA gene encoding CDP-diacylglycerol--serine O-phosphatidyltransferase, with amino-acid sequence MLSKLKRIKYQQHLAQLPKIPQSADDVQTLYSPALFRTTLTERILQAKKRIYVVALYLEHDDGGEAILSAIYQAKRQCPSLEIAVLVDWHRAQRGRIGAAAASTNADWYAEMAQQHSDAPLPVYGVPVNTREALGVLHLKGFIIDDTVLYSGASLNDVYLHQHEKYRYDRYQLINNATLADVMARYVQELLTASAVQRLDSTVRPKTVEIKNDIRQFRHALRSTTYSIPNVGDNNHQLTVTPLVGLGKQSPLNQTIHHLMYCTEQRLIMCTPYFNLPALLVRNVIRLLRNGKQIEIIIGDKTANDFFIPEDQPFRIIGILPYLYETNLRRFMSRLQKYIDNNQLIIRLWKNGDNSFHLKGMWIDEEWQLLTGNNLNPRAWRLDLENAILIHDPEQKLQLQRQQELDCIRTHTQVISHYEQLQSIAQYPVKVRKLIRRLRRIRIDRLISRIL; translated from the coding sequence ATGTTGTCAAAACTCAAGCGAATCAAATATCAACAACACCTTGCACAACTGCCTAAGATCCCTCAGTCTGCCGACGACGTTCAGACGTTGTACAGCCCGGCACTTTTCCGTACCACGCTGACAGAACGGATTCTCCAGGCCAAAAAACGTATCTATGTGGTGGCGTTGTATTTAGAACACGATGATGGCGGCGAGGCGATTTTATCCGCTATCTATCAGGCTAAACGCCAGTGTCCATCGCTGGAAATTGCTGTGCTGGTTGACTGGCACCGTGCGCAGCGCGGGCGTATTGGTGCCGCCGCCGCCAGTACCAATGCCGACTGGTACGCTGAAATGGCGCAACAGCATAGCGACGCGCCGCTACCTGTCTATGGTGTTCCGGTCAACACCCGCGAAGCGCTCGGCGTCCTGCACCTGAAAGGGTTCATTATTGATGATACCGTACTCTATAGCGGTGCCAGCCTGAATGATGTTTATCTCCATCAGCATGAAAAATACCGTTATGACCGCTATCAACTGATTAATAATGCCACGCTGGCAGATGTCATGGCCCGGTATGTACAAGAGTTATTGACTGCCTCTGCCGTGCAGCGGCTCGACAGCACTGTTCGCCCTAAAACAGTAGAGATTAAAAATGATATCCGCCAGTTTCGCCATGCGCTGCGTTCCACAACGTATTCAATACCCAATGTTGGTGATAACAACCATCAACTGACCGTCACCCCACTGGTTGGGTTGGGTAAACAGAGTCCGCTGAATCAAACCATTCATCATTTGATGTACTGTACCGAGCAGCGCCTTATTATGTGTACGCCTTATTTCAATCTGCCCGCGCTACTGGTACGCAACGTCATTCGCCTGCTACGCAATGGCAAGCAAATTGAAATTATTATTGGCGATAAGACAGCGAATGATTTTTTTATCCCAGAAGATCAACCGTTCAGAATTATTGGTATCCTGCCTTATCTGTATGAAACCAATTTACGGCGTTTCATGAGTCGGTTACAAAAATATATTGATAACAACCAGTTGATTATACGACTGTGGAAAAATGGCGATAACAGTTTTCATCTAAAAGGGATGTGGATTGATGAAGAATGGCAATTGCTCACCGGCAATAATTTAAATCCGCGCGCCTGGCGTCTGGATCTCGAAAATGCCATTCTTATTCACGACCCTGAGCAAAAACTCCAACTCCAGCGGCAACAAGAGCTTGATTGCATCCGCACACATACTCAGGTGATATCACACTATGAGCAATTGCAAAGCATCGCGCAATATCCGGTAAAAGTCAGGAAACTTATCCGCCGCTTGCGCCGTATCCGTATAGATCGCCTAATCAGTCGCATATTGTGA